The genomic DNA TCGACGATATCAATCTCTGCATCAAAGATGTTGATGGGCATTATCTCTACGTCAATCATGCGTTCCTTCGCAGTGTGCCTCGATTTCGTCGCGAAGAGGTTCTCGGAAAAACCGCTTTTCAGATTTACAGCGAAAGCCTCGCAATCGGCTATCAGCATCAGGACCAGCAGCTGCTCTCCAGGGGAGAAAACCTGAGCGATCAACTCGAAATGATCACGAATCCCGATGGTACACTCGGCTGGTATCTCACCAACAAATATCTGCTCATCGACCAGAAAAAGCAGGTCCATGCCATCATCGGCATGTCGCGAGATCTGCATGCGGTTTCCACGAAAGATCCCCGTTACGCCAAACTCGCCGTCGCCTTAAGGAAAATTCAAACCTGTTACAACGAACCGCTCCGCATTCAGGAACTGGCCGATGAAATCGGGCTCTCGATGAGCCAATTCGAACGCCTCATGCACTCGATGATTCAAATCACGCCACGACAATACCTCACCCGACAACGCGTCGAAGCGGCAGCTCTGTTATTGCGGAATACTGACAAAAAAGTGGTCGACATCGCCCTCGACTGCGGCTTCTCCGACCAGGCCTCCTTCAGCAAACAATTCAAGAAAATCACTGGGTTGCCGCCCTTGAGATACCGGAGTGTGAATCGTCCTGATTAACTCTCATAGGCCTGAGTGGTGCCACTCAGCTTGGAATTTCAGATACCAATGACAATATTCATTGATTAGTCATTGTTGCTGAGTGTTCAAACTTTGCACGGCAATGACTTCTCATTTCTTTCCGGGCTCCGCGCACCAAATCCACTCTTATTGATAACAGAAAAGCCATCTTCATTCTCGAAGATGTCAATTACTTTAGCCTTGAGAGTCAAGCGACATGAACGTTTCAAAAGCAGTTGCCCGTGCACAATTAATTCCCGGGCATATGTCCCATGCGGAACTTGTTCTTCTCTCATCCCTGGCTGCAGATTTGCCGACGGGTTCCCGTTGGGCAGAAATTGGAACTCTCTGCGGTCGCAGTTTAATGGGTGTCGGACTAGCCGCATCAGAAAATACGGAACTTGTCTCTGTCGATGTGAATTGGGGAAGCGAGCGTCGTGCAAGCGTGAGTGTTCACGATGTCTTCAAAGAACTCGCTTCCACTCGAGGTGAGAGCTTAGCTCTCCATGCTCTGCGGGCTGCTTCTCATCGAGCCGTGCAGACATTTCGAGATCACTGGTTCGATGTCGTTTTCATCGATGCCGCTCACGATTACGAAAGCGTCAACCAGGACATCCAACTCTGGCTACCAAAGGTGAAACCAGGCGGGCTGCTATGCGGTCACGATTTTTCCAGAGACTGGCCGGGGGTGATTCGCGCAGTGAATGAACTGCTGCCTCAACGCAAAATCCAGGAAAGCATCTGGATGTACCGCGTGGATCCAAAGTGAGGTACCCATAAATTCACAGTTTTCCGTTAATGTGATTTTTACGGCCTGATTCAAGCTCGAAAATTTCTATTTTTTGATTGTCTCTATTGAGTTACAATCCGTTCTGATTCTGCAGATTATGGATTCGATAAACTCAAGGAGACGCAGGGATGGTTATCTCTCCGAAATATCAATATGCCTTTGTAAGCACTGTTAAAGGGGGAACGAATTCCTTGTACGATGTGCTCACCACACATTACGAAGGAGTTCGATACGGCGATTTTCATTGCAATGATGTCCATGAAATCCCGAAAAACTGGCTGATCTTTTCGACGTGCCGAAACCCGTATGTAAGGGCCGTTTCGATCTGGTGGAGCACTTGTATGCGTGGTAAGGATCGCTATCAGTTTCGTCAGCTCTGCAGCAACCCCGACTCCTTTGAAGAATTCGCCGAATGGGCCGCTGCTGTACAGCCAGAATTGCA from Rubinisphaera italica includes the following:
- a CDS encoding AraC family transcriptional regulator, with the protein product MFSTLDDINLCIKDVDGHYLYVNHAFLRSVPRFRREEVLGKTAFQIYSESLAIGYQHQDQQLLSRGENLSDQLEMITNPDGTLGWYLTNKYLLIDQKKQVHAIIGMSRDLHAVSTKDPRYAKLAVALRKIQTCYNEPLRIQELADEIGLSMSQFERLMHSMIQITPRQYLTRQRVEAAALLLRNTDKKVVDIALDCGFSDQASFSKQFKKITGLPPLRYRSVNRPD
- a CDS encoding class I SAM-dependent methyltransferase, with product MNVSKAVARAQLIPGHMSHAELVLLSSLAADLPTGSRWAEIGTLCGRSLMGVGLAASENTELVSVDVNWGSERRASVSVHDVFKELASTRGESLALHALRAASHRAVQTFRDHWFDVVFIDAAHDYESVNQDIQLWLPKVKPGGLLCGHDFSRDWPGVIRAVNELLPQRKIQESIWMYRVDPK
- a CDS encoding sulfotransferase family 2 domain-containing protein, which codes for MVISPKYQYAFVSTVKGGTNSLYDVLTTHYEGVRYGDFHCNDVHEIPKNWLIFSTCRNPYVRAVSIWWSTCMRGKDRYQFRQLCSNPDSFEEFAEWAAAVQPELQSMGDSQRQLLMTQSARHGEINFDQILRMEHLEADFEALPFVQSHNRELPQLNPTVGQRLSAENYLTERAIAAVQNWMNDDFDRYGYSREVSLETSLG